In Anopheles bellator chromosome 2, idAnoBellAS_SP24_06.2, whole genome shotgun sequence, the genomic stretch TGGGTGTGTTATAAGACTTTTGCAATTGTCAGATGTAACGAAGGTGTGAAGCGTTTATAAGAGAAATGCCGTTACCGTAATTGGTGCTAATTTCTGGCCTTTATATCAAGATAAGAACGTGATAAACTGTCGTCGGTGTACGTAGGACAATCAAGtgcggttcgattcgatccgcATCAAATTAAAGACGGTTGTGTTAAGGTTCTGCAAAGAAGCGGGAGGGATCCTTTGCGACGAATACGAATGATCGAAAGTGGTAATCACTGTTTAAGGTTAGCGAAGACACACATGGCACCACCGGCTGATCCTCAACAAGCACGCCCGAGTCACGGTTCTTCATTTGACCACATGCTAATATATACCAAATAAACCTTTTTACATAGCCAAATTGTAAACGTATTCCAATTTTACTGACCAGTTCCTTATGTCGTTCTGTTTTATTCCACCTTTCTCTCCAGATGCACTAGTCGAGTCGGATATGTTTATGGATGCCCTGTCGGCGACACTACGCAAGGACGTTAAGAAGCGCAAACGAAGAACGAGTGGATCGGAAAGCACTGGAAGTACCGGCGTCGTCACCGTTGGCAAAGctagcgaaagcgaaaaaccgTGCGACAACTCCCCGACGAAGACGACAGTAGCACCGGAAAGTCCAACAACCCCAACGGCGGCAACAGGAACAACGATAGTTAGCGAAGCTAAACCGGAAATGGCCCCAGCAACACCGACGAGCCCCGCGCCCAAAGCAATTCCCCCGCCGATTGTAGCCCCGATGTCTTTCTACCGTGACACGctcgccgaggacgacgaaacTTCGCCCAAAGATGGCGACCTAAAGCGGGAGGGTTCTGAGGAAGTAAcagcggtggccagtggcgtTGCTTCCGCTGATGTGAAAGCGGAATCGGAAGCGATGGAGGTCGATGTGGAGGACAACGAGGAAGAGGATCAGGGGATCATCCGAAAGTCGAAACGTATGAAAATGGCGTTAAAGAGTGATGATGAAGACGATGAGATGGGCGAGGGAGAGAGTCTGAAAGGGTCGGTAAAGAAAGAATCGGAGACCGGTGAAGAGGCCGACGAGACGAAGACTGAGCAGAACGCTCTTGTAGACGCGATGATGACCGACGTAGAGATGAAGATGGCCGCCGAAGAGGCGGAAGGAGAAACATCAGAGACCAACCGGgagccggatgatgatggctcgACGGAGGAGAACGGCGACAAGGTGAAGAAgcctcccgggccgggctgtgGTCCAAATGGCCCCCCGGGTGTGCTGGTTATCCATCGGCGGAAGGGTCCGAAGAAGCAGCTGCGCTGGCGAGCGGCTGATGACCTTGAGGAGATTCGCTACTTCGAGCTGGACGTAACGGAGCGGTGCAATGTGACCAAATCGTTCACGGACATGAAACAGATGGAGCGTGTCGACGAGCGGCAAAAGTTCATGATGGCGCGCAAGGTCGGATCGGAGGACAACATGACAGAGCGCACCGCCTGGAGGGCAGTACTAGTGGTGGACAACGTGCCTCCGTCGCCGGACGGTAGCCAGAGTCTGGAACGGAAcatacagcagcagcgcgagcGAAGTGTCTTGCAGGCACTGTACTTTAACAAGAGTATGATTCCGGATTCACCGTTCGAGGCGGATCCGGTCGACACCTACCAAACGGCTGATCCGGTACACATTCCGCTCGAGGACGTGACGGGCAATCCGGACTCGGTCAACGATTTTACCAGCATGCCGTGGCCGGACGCGAGGTCCACTCCACCGCACGAGTCGGCCGCATTCAATTCACCGTTCTTTCCCACCGATTTGCCTCCGGCGGCCGGTTTCGGCCCCGGCGGCTTCCCACCACCGTTTGCCGCCGGCGGTCCGGCCCCTTGGCAGTtgcccgggccaccgggagcggccgttggtggtggcccccggaCGAGTCTGCCACCGGGTATTTTCTCCGCGCTCAATCAGCCACCACCCGGGATGCCTCCGATGGTCGTGGGTTCCTCCGGGTCCGCTGGAGGTgccgctggcggcggtggtggcaacagCCCCAACATTCTCAACCTTCCTCTAAACATTCCACCAAACGTGCCACCACCGGGTATGTTTCCCGGAGCGGCCACGTTTAACTCGCCACCGCCCGACATCGCCCTGCTCGAGGCTGCAGGCCGCCGTGGCGGGGACGGTAACTTCCGAGGTGGAATCCCACCTCCGTGGATTAACAATACCCGTTCGTTTGGCGGTAGCGCTGGCAACCACCCACCGAGGGGTGGGGGCTTTGGCggccaccgtggtggtggtcctggcgGAAACTGGAACACCCGTAACGCGGGCAACGGCAATCGTGCCGGCGACAGGGGTCGCAATGGGGACGACAACCGCGGCAATTATCgcgggccaccgggagccggTGCTCCATGGATGCAAACTAGTCGTGGCCACAACAACCGGGGTGCTGGCGGTGCACGCAAGTGGTAGCACCACGCCACGCTGGTAGATGACGGGATGATGCTCTCGGAGGACGAAGGCAAGATGGTGGAGGAGCTCCACGCCTAAAAGCCTCGCCCCCCGATCCTCGCTTCAACTGTTGgttaattttgtttatagAACGTAGCGTGAATCGGATGGACAATTTTCTGGTGGTCAGCAAGCGGGGCAGAGGAAGGAAAAAGCGGGGCAGCTCCTCGCGTGatgtaaataataatcaaGACTTTTCTCGCGGCGTTGGATTAGAACAGGGGTCTCTTCTGCGGCTAACGTTTTCGAGTGTGGTTTagcatttatttgaaattcaGGAAAAACACTCCTAAACGGCGTTAGTGCGTGGAGAGGTGGTCTCCAGATCAAGGCACGATTGTAGCGCAGAACGGGAAGGGGCGCAAAAGAGGAtagaaaataaagtaaatagGCCAAAACCGTGTGACACACGGATCACGCGATAAGAATACCGAAACGTGAGCACCGAGacccgtttttctttgttcttGAGAATACTTCGAGCTGCGACTGCGTTTCGTTCTGGGGTCTTTCTTTCAGTAGGGTTCTTTAGAACACGATTTAGCATCTCTATTGTTTAAGCTAACAGGGGTTGTTCATGTTGTTTAATCGGCGCTGAGGCTTAGGAATAACGCTTATTGTGGTGGGTAGTAGCGGATCAGAATTCATCAAGTTGGAGAGTTTGATAAATGCGCCGAGAGGTAGAAGCATAGGTTTACGCGATTTCATAGAGCATAAGCGATACGTTTTGAGGGTAACATTGGCGTTGCTTGAAAATATAATGATTTGTGTTAAAACATGCTTTTTATTGCGACTAGTTCTATGGGTTGCCATTATAATCCTACACATGGGCTTCGTAGAGAATATAAGAAAAAGAtagtataaaataaaacaatgatgaaaaattcattcattcagtGTGTGATCATTGTTCATATTTTCATCATAAAAGCTGAGAACCTTCTTCTGTCATTAGGAATCATTGTAAAACGTTACACCACCCAACCCCGTGAACTACCCTCcggaacataaatttaagCTTTTGAAGCAACCACTCAGATTGCGTCTGCCCTTGTATCGGAACCGATCATCAAACACGAACCGGCGCATCAGAGATGCGGCCGAGATCCGCTAGCTTCACGCTCCAGGGCAGACACTGCGTCTCGTCATCGTGGGTTGGAAAGACTTCACTTTGGGGAAAGTGAAGGTGAAAACTTGCCTACAGAAATGATCCTGTGAAGCACAGTCTTAACAAAACACGCTCTAACCCGCCCTCCAGACTGCCGTCGGCGCAGTTGCGCCAGTGATGCTTAAACGCGAACGCGGCCCGCGGCCCACGGCCGAATGCCGT encodes the following:
- the LOC131212352 gene encoding serine-rich adhesin for platelets; this encodes MPRIDPMKLLVCLSVLLAPNGGILAAAEVKRLANLMAKFSKKLVSKCIYIQILKCTETDLLGQFMQTGGWSLVHMWLVDGIGSKNWPLIQELLELLLCCPVDVERLKINSTPRLVKSLSTDSAHERVRVLATKLVEQWLFIVKAPKHSSPMVPLATATSDTATITAGGVTVTQQTNVPAIAAGSTAAFGEANNSARVVGSEATGGSHMYNGSAEGSVANLAEDNDKERTTQLMKLRKREDDIDSAKKTFRAVVEQEAHKKTSLVLKITTKNGKQVVAKVVSPGNKKLKQGTDASIHGNGTEDEDDQDEDDEEEVVVNIESEKHPDDTVLEAKQLKKHEHHEHAKEGREKSGSISSASSKDRHQSRDREKERKGSSSGSNGRSSSKTSSSGSSGSTSNSSSSKHKSGSSSRSGSSSSSRDKERDRHGGSSSSSSKHKSSSSSSSSKSSSSGSSKSSGSSSSDKHRDHKDKSSHSGASGSNRDNKDSKGQSLSPSSSSKVAKLSRKSSKDDGNDSGSESGSASGAGAKSGSGASNVPGSGHKKAASISIEVRNPENRPKTVKTYNSQFRSHGLIEEAPPPPSRKGLKKPSTSTSSPSAATPPAANTAKRLSPPPSSSPSSSNGGSLEKRIREDPVDRPGAIKLIAAPKRQHALVESDMFMDALSATLRKDVKKRKRRTSGSESTGSTGVVTVGKASESEKPCDNSPTKTTVAPESPTTPTAATGTTIVSEAKPEMAPATPTSPAPKAIPPPIVAPMSFYRDTLAEDDETSPKDGDLKREGSEEVTAVASGVASADVKAESEAMEVDVEDNEEEDQGIIRKSKRMKMALKSDDEDDEMGEGESLKGSVKKESETGEEADETKTEQNALVDAMMTDVEMKMAAEEAEGETSETNREPDDDGSTEENGDKVKKPPGPGCGPNGPPGVLVIHRRKGPKKQLRWRAADDLEEIRYFELDVTERCNVTKSFTDMKQMERVDERQKFMMARKVGSEDNMTERTAWRAVLVVDNVPPSPDGSQSLERNIQQQRERSVLQALYFNKSMIPDSPFEADPVDTYQTADPVHIPLEDVTGNPDSVNDFTSMPWPDARSTPPHESAAFNSPFFPTDLPPAAGFGPGGFPPPFAAGGPAPWQLPGPPGAAVGGGPRTSLPPGIFSALNQPPPGMPPMVVGSSGSAGGAAGGGGGNSPNILNLPLNIPPNVPPPGMFPGAATFNSPPPDIALLEAAGRRGGDGNFRGGIPPPWINNTRSFGGSAGNHPPRGGGFGGHRGGGPGGNWNTRNAGNGNRAGDRGRNGDDNRGNYRGPPGAGAPWMQTSRGHNNRGAGGARKW